One Callithrix jacchus isolate 240 chromosome 4, calJac240_pri, whole genome shotgun sequence genomic window, ATACATACTGCCAAGTTGGCCTTCAAAATGGTTGTGCCAATTTATGATCTCACATAACAGATATTGTGGTATCTGTTATGATGACAAGGTGAAAATAGCATGTAATATTAtactttgcatttaaaaaatactagtgATGTGGAACTAGTATGACTTCCAAGTTGTGCAATTTCCATGtgaatgattaattttttttgcttttctattgGAATTCTTAACTTTTCTAAAAGATATTCTACTTTTATTGGATATGAAAGTTTTGTTATTGAAATGTGTCAACCATTAGGTTGAGTGAACAAGGAAGACACCATCCTTGGTCTCATAGATTTTATTCTCTGGTGAGCAGTGTGGATTAGCAAATTGGAAATCATTCTGTAGGAAAAATGCTATGACAGAAACTTACGAAATATAAGATTGTATGGGTTGACATAAACAAAGTTCTGGAGAAGCTTCCAAGAGGAACTGAGAACTGTAGGAAGAGTTGGCCaggaaatagagtagaaaaatttCAGGGTAGAGGAACAAACTTGTTAAAGGATATTGAGGTGAGAAAAAGCAATTGATTGATTATTTCTTCTAGAACTTCTAGTCACACAAAATTCATTGAATTTAGGATTTGAAGTTGGTGGTGATAAGTGGTGGAACTAAAGAGGCTACTTTCTTATTTCAAGGGTCTTCTAAACTGTTCACAAAATGTGGATTTGGTCCTGATTGATTTGCGCAACTATGAAGGGGTTTTAAGCAAGAGATGGATTAGATCAGTTTTATGGTGCTTCAGTTTGTAAATTGATTagttctctgtctgtctctttctctctctttgtgtgtgtgtgtgtgtgtgtgtgtattgagtgGTCAGGGGAAGTTGATGTTAAGTTTTAAGATTATAGCTTTTAAGAAGAACAGTTAGGAGTTTCTTATATTCCAAGCTGAAAATGATGGTACTCAGGACTAGGCTTATAACAGTGTGATGGACAGACTTATATGACATTTAGAATAGATAAGAAGCAGTGATGGAGTTTATGATGGGATGGGGATGTTCAGGCTGGGTAGGTGGTGGTATGATTTGCAGAGACTGATGATCCAGGAATAGGTTTTGAGGAGATGATGGTTTTGTGTTGAGTTGACTGTAGGACATCAAGTCTGCCATAAAATAGTCAGTTTTAATATGGGTCTGCCACTCAGGAGAGAGGCTTGTTTAGTCATAGATTTAGGATTGTTACCATAGAAACACCACAGAAAAGTCCCAGTGAGTTGGATTGTAGGAGCTAGCTTGAAGCCTAGTACTCACAGAGGGCCCAGAAGATGCAATACCTACTGAGATGCTGCTGAGGGCAGCCTTGTCAAAGAAATGCTTAGTAATCTCTGCTTCTAGCACTGTCTGgctagtaaattttaaaattatttttgtcttcttctttgGAACCctatcttgttatttttttctgccttcaaatGACCAACTTCCTAATAGCCTTTTGAGTTTATATTCCTTATGAGTTTGAGATGCttttatatttggttttaaactatttcaaatctaaagaaaaaaaggttgagACAAATAAACTACAGTATTTCCTACATtctttattattgtattattttagaaCTCACTCTGGCCCCAAAATGCAGTTCATTGTCGCAGCTCTTAAAATAGTCAAAAAGAACTAAATATTGAAAACATGCTGGAGAAAGGATGTTACCAATTACTATAGGAAATAGTTTTCTGAATTTTACCTATATGATTATTAAATAGAATTTACTGAAATACAGTATCTGTTTCAGATTGGATATGGCATatttatatgactttttaaataaccttatttatatatatatgctcacTTAAATGATCTTTTATTGAACTGTATGAACATAGGGTATAACTGAATTGGTAATCATTATAAAtgtatggatttttatttttctgagagtgTAATGCTCATCACCTTTTTTTGTTACATAGGCTGAAGAAAATCTTGGTATGGTGATGATCTTTACTCTAGTGACAGCTGTGCAAGAAAAATTAAACGAAATAGTAGATCAGATAAAAactagaagagaagaagaaaagaaacaaaaagaaaaagaagcagaagaagctGAAAAGGTATATTTATAagccttgttttcttttattcttaaatcAGTTTTGGTTGCTTGTTTgggttttgagggtttttttgatCAAtagcagtatttcttttttttggaaatcacaaaaataaaagtaaattttagtaaagttttattaagaataaaattgtaGAAGTCCCTCATTTGGTTGGTAGCATAGTTTGAATAATGAATGATAATCAGTAGAAGTTAGTAAAACTCATGCAAGTAAGACCAAGAAGTATAAATAATTTCACCTATGATATGGAGCAGGGGTGTCCAATTTTTTGGCTTcactgggccacattggaagaagaattgtcttaggccatacataaaatacattaatagctgatgagctaaaaaaaaaaaaatgcaaaagagtcTCATGTTTTAAGAcagtttacgaatttgtgttgggccgcattcaaagctgtcctgggctgcatgtggtcCACAGGCTATGTATGGGTTGGACAAAGTTAGTATAGAGTTTAGAATTATAAATCTCCTATACTACAGTGAATTAAATAGTTACTAATTGTAAAGAAAGCCTCAGATTTTGAAATGAAGTGATAAAGCAATGATTTAACATTAGAAATTGATGTGTATTTAAAACTTATCAATACTGacagtgtattagttcattttcatgctgctgataaagacatacccaaaactgggaacaaaaagaggtttaattggacttatagttccacatggctggggaggcctcagaatagtgggaggtgaaaggcacttcttacattgcagtggcaagagaaaaaggaagaagcaaaagcagaaacccctggtAAATTCATCCGATGTCTTGACACTTattatcacgagaatagcacaggaaagacaggcccccattattcagttacctcctcctcggtccctcccacaacacatggaaattctgggagacataattcaagttgagatttgggtgaggacacaaccAAATTATATTTGACAGTAACAACTTTTTTCTTAACAATGAATAGCTATGGTGGTAAATACAGTGAATacattgtatattatctttgttttttataataagaaaaaaaatggactaCTTCAAAGTATGTTGCCAAAACCAATGAGAGTAGACAGTGCAGGCAGAAATcagattaaatatttcaaaatttcaaacattaatttttctgtttttcttataagGGGTTGTGTTTACTTGTTTAGAAGATACCATTAGGATTTATTTGTTAAAACTGCTGTTTCATTAatctggtgactttttttttttttaattttctaagcaATTATTCCATGGCACTCCAGTTACAATTGAGAATTTCTTAAATTGGAAGGCCAAGTTTGATGCAGaactcttggaaattaaaaagaaaaggatgaaagaagaagaacaagcaggaaaaaataaattaagtggtATGATTCTTTTGCCATTCCTGTTCTTCCTAAACcctcctgtatcattttttatataGCAAGAGGATCGTTTGGACAGatttctgtaagaaaataatGTACATAGGCATCTaggacaaaaaagagaaaacatatctATAAGATATTTCTCCActcataatttataattaatttgtaTGGCTTATCTTTGATATTAGTATTATAATTGCTAGATCCTGCAATAGAAAGACATTCAGGATCATGTCTTAGAAGTAGTAGAGTCAAACCCATTTGTTTTTCTAGTACCCTCAGGAAGACTAGGTTTTCACTTGTTCCATCTTAATGCAGTTACATTTCACTTGCCATTTAGCTATTGAATAGGttcaaaaatttattgaaattcaCAGAGAAAAAGGTTTTCAAACTTGCtttcttggattttattttttagtgttgtaatgaaaatggagaaaaactatGCCATttgaattaaactttttttttttttttagggaaacaACTATTTGAAACAGATCATAATCTTGACACATCTGATATCCAGTTCTTGGAGGATGGTAAGATAATACTAGAATTCCACATGTAGgacaggcacagtagctcacacctgtcatccagcactttggaaagccaagtcaggaggatagcttgagcccaggagtttgagcccagactgggaaacacagtgagcccctgtcaatatttaaaaaaaaaaggaaaaaaagaattccataTGTATATAATGCAGTCTGTTTAGTTTTGAACCATGAAAATCAAACTGAactttatttattgtatatttttccttccaatgttgttaaaaaatatattttgaagaataaattCTAGTGGTTGGCCAATTTATACATTTGAAATGAATGTTGTAATTCTatagcaatatatattttaaattttttgataacTTAAGCAATATCAAAGATAGAAATAGACAATAATGATCACACTATCCTCTTACAACTAGTAAACTAGGTTATTGTGACTCACGTGACCTGTTTTCTTGAAGTTTCTAGTATCACAAATCCGTGAAAACTATTCCACGGTCTGTTGTGGAGCTTGTAAAAACCTCAGATGTTTAACTCCTAGCATTCCCTCTCACCAGCCTGTCATATGACTCTTGCTATATTTGGAGTATCTAGTCCCTTGTGCTTCTCTTCTATCACctgtccttttcttctcttccatctGTCCATCATCCATTcacttacaaatatttattgcactgTCCTGGCCATTGAGGATACAGCAGAGTACAGTATAGGCCAATTCTCTGCCCTTGGGAGCTAATGGCCTACATGTATTTTCTTAAACTGGGCTCCATACTCAGTCACACCTCTGATAGCATTCTAGAGTTCTGTACTTTATTAACCTTTTGTTATTTCTGTCTTGCCAGTTGGGAATCCTTTAGCTTCTTTCTGGCCTTTCACCCTTGTTCTGGATTACCTGCTGAAGAAGGTTAAGAAGCAGTGTTGATGTAGCTTACTGCTAAATGCTTTCTAATCTAAGCTAGGCCTTTACTGACAgtcaacattttaaagtttttgataccttttccttttctgatttAACTGTTTTGTCATTTTCGCCTAGATTTTTATGGTAGCTTCTTAAATTATTTCCCTAAATCTTTTCCTCCTCCTAGTGCCATTACCTATTCTATAGTCACTTCCTGTGAGATGGTATTTTTAAAcccatatttaattataaaatttctctCCTTAAAATCCTTTGATGGTTTTCACTGCTTAGAGAGAGAATGACGTACACAGTCTTTCTCAATCTGGCCCTCATCTACATTAATTTCAGGTATTTTTTCTCAGGAATTTCATCTTCCAGTTAAAATTATTCAGGTCTTacattttctctctgcctttgcaTATTCTTCTACCTAAAATTGCTTCATCCTGGCTCCTTTTCTTGGTGGATTCAAATTTATCATGAAGATATTTCAGACTTCATTTGCTCCATGATGTCTTTGCTATATCTCCTAGACAGAGCCCGTTATTCTTTGGCCAGGacttaattgtattttattgctGAATTGCTCATAGGCATGAAACGGGACtcattctctttatattttcattgaatTGAATGTCAATAGACTAGAGTTTGACAGGGGAGGAAGATGAATAATTTGTGGTGATCTAAGAGTGCTTTAGTATCATACTTTTATCTACTTCAGACACACTGAAGAGTGAAGATATTTAATGCAGAGCCTGGGTATTGTTTCCTGTAGGCCTTAGAAATTGTAACTAAAGGCATACCATTGGTTAAAAGGGGAACTGAGTGAGAATGAAGATCAAGTCAAATCCATTAATCAACAAGTATGGCTGAGCTTTAACAATGTGCTTATCTGCTACTACTGGAAGAGATAGATAACTCCTCATACCAGTCCCATGGTCAATGATAGTCAATTTTCTATAACCAGGAGAACATATCATTGTTGTCTTCAACTGACAACATGCtacattataaataattctagtAAGGTTTTTTTAATAACTGGATTTTTAGACTATGAGCTGGAAACCTGAAGTTGCTCTTAAAATTTCAGAGTCTCTACTGACCAATACAAATCACTGTTGATATGATATGTActaatagtaatagtagtagtttGGGATTTCATCACTCCTACAACACATGCAGATTTGGAGATTTCTGTTTGGTTTGCCAATGAGttgtatcttttatttctgagtatAAAACTaaagctggattttttttccccttttgcagCTGGAAACAATGTGGAGGTAGATGAGTCTTTGTTCCAAGAAATGGATGACTTGGAGTTAGAGGATGATGAAGATGATCCAGACTACACTCCTGCTGACCCAGAGAGTGACTCAGCTGATTAATGAATGGACAGTCCCCATCTGCAGAGAGGCTTGACTGCCACAGCATCTGTGGCTATGCTCAGAgggttttaattttcctttctttttttctaggaaaaaattattttcaggagAATATTCTTCTGATAGCTTTCATCATTGAACTTAATAAACTGaccttaaaatttcaaatataaaatgttcaagGCTTCTTACTGGTGAGCACAAGGTTATGTATTTAAAATCATCTCGTATTTGAGAGAGATCCTGCCTATAACACCAAGACTTGAAGTTAGGCTCCTGCTGTGCACATGAGTGAGTTTATACACAGGAAATGGAATAACTTGGAATTTCTACTCTGGAGACTTTGACTATTT contains:
- the RWDD1 gene encoding RWD domain-containing protein 1 isoform X1, which codes for MTDYGEEQRNELEALESIYPDSFTVLSESPPSFTITVTSEAGENDETVQTTLKFTYSEKYPDEAPLYEIFSQENLEDNDISDILKLLALQAEENLGMVMIFTLVTAVQEKLNEIVDQIKTRREEEKKQKEKEAEEAEKQLFHGTPVTIENFLNWKAKFDAELLEIKKKRMKEEEQAGKNKLSGKQLFETDHNLDTSDIQFLEDAGNNVEVDESLFQEMDDLELEDDEDDPDYTPADPESDSAD
- the RWDD1 gene encoding RWD domain-containing protein 1 isoform X2 — encoded protein: MVMIFTLVTAVQEKLNEIVDQIKTRREEEKKQKEKEAEEAEKQLFHGTPVTIENFLNWKAKFDAELLEIKKKRMKEEEQAGKNKLSGKQLFETDHNLDTSDIQFLEDAGNNVEVDESLFQEMDDLELEDDEDDPDYTPADPESDSAD